The genome window AAGACGCTTGCATTTAACATTCTATTTTTAAAGGCTTTAGGCGAGCATTGATTTTCTCTTTTAAAGAGTTTGTAGAATTGCGCCATATTTGTTATGCCGACTTCATAGCTTATTTCTAATATACTTTTGTCGGTTGTTAAAAGTAATAATTCAGCTTTTTTTATTCGCTTTATATTTATATAATCGACAAACGACAATCCCATTACTTTTTTAAAGTACTTGATAAAATAATGATAGCTAAAATTCAGTAGCTTACTGACATCTTCGACAAGTATTCTTTCTTCTAAATGGCTGTCAATATAATCTAAAACGGGTTTAAGTTTGGCAAGGTCTTGTTCTTCTGAATATTGGAGCATATTTTTAGTATCGTTTCTTACACATAAAAGAAGAAGTCGTTTGATGGAATAATTGATAGCAATCTCATAGCCCTTTTCTTTCGTTTGACTTTCTCTATGAATCTCATTTATTAAGGAATGTACTTCTTGTTTTATTTCCTTATTATCTTCAAATATGTAATTTATCTTATCTAATGGATGTGTTAATTCTGAAAAACAATAGAAATAAGGAAGGATACTTTGATCAAAGTGTTTATGTAGATCGATTTGTAAGACAATATAACGCAATTTGCCTTTCTTCACTTTACTTGTTCTGTGTGGTTGTGACGCTCCCATAATAAGAACATCTCCTGAAGTAATCGATAGATACCTCTCTTTTGTTTGTACCGCCAAATCTCCATCAATCATGGCAAGTAATTCTACTTCTTTATGGTAGTGCCAAGGGTAATCATCAACTGGAGTCATTACATGTTCCCTCTCATCATTTATCTCCCACACTTTTAAAGACAATAGAGGGTTTTGATAAATTACTTTTTCATTTACTGGCTGCTTAAAGGTGTGCTTTGTCTCCATTTCCATTTTATGTTCCCCTCCTATTCGACGAGACTATATGGTAAGGTGCTCTTTTCTATTTTAGCAAAAAGCAAGCAAGCAAATGACATAATTGCATAAAAAAATGACAAGATTAAGCATTTTTTTATACGCTTACATTTCATATAATGGAGCCATCATACTGTAAGGGAGAAGGAGTGTTACATAATGATCACAATTTGGAATGAAAATCGACATGAAAAGAAAAATCCGACCGTAGCAGAAATATATCCAAATGGCATTCATGGTGCGATTGCAGCGTTTTTGGAGAAAGAAGGTTATGAAACACATACTGCAACATTAGATGAACCAGACCATGGATTAACGGAGGAAGTTTTGAATAATACAGACGTATTAGTATGGTGGGGGCATTTAGCACATCACGAGGTAGAAGATGAAATTGTGTTAAAAGTAAAACAGCGTGTTTTAGATGGTATGGGATTAATTGTTTTACATTCTGGTCATTTTTCCAAAATATTTAAAACATTAATGGGTACAACCTGTAATTTAAAATGGCGAGAAGCAGATGATCGCGAACGTTTATGGGTAGTAGCACCTAATCATCCGATTGTGGAAGGAATTAATGAATATATTGAATTAGAAAAGGAAGAAATGTATGGCGAACATTTCGATATACCTGCACCAGATGAATTGATCTTCACAAGCTGGTTTGAAGGTGGAGAGGTATTCCGGAGTGGCTGCACATATGCAAGAGGAAATGGGAAGGTGTTTTATTTTAGACCAGGGCATGAGACATACCCAACCTATCATCATCAAGAAATTCAGCAAGTTATTATTAATGCAGTCAAATGGGCTGCACCAGTGAAAAGAGAAAAGCCTGTTTATGGCAACGCTCAGCCTTTAGAGACAATTTCAGATAAATAATATAGAGGGGGAAAATATAATGGCTTCATTAAAAGTAGGCGTAATTGGATGTGGAAGTATCGCACAACATCGTCATATTCCTGAATATCTATTGAATAAACAAGTGGAATTGGTTGCTGTCTGTGACATCAATGAGGAAAGAGCAACTGAAATTGCGGAAAAATATCAAGCGCAAGCATTTACCGATTATAAAGAATTATTAAAAATGGATGGGATAGATGCGGTTAGTGTGTGTACGCCAAACTATCTTCATGCCCCTATTTCTATTGATGCTTTGAATGCTGGCAAACATGTTCTTTGTGAAAAGCCAATGGCAACATCAAAAGAAGAGGCTGAGCAAATGATAAAAGCTGCTAAAAAGAGTGGGAAAAAATTGATGATTGGACATAACCAACGTTTTGTTGCATCCCATCAAAAAGCCCATCAATTAATTAAAAGCGGAGAAATTGGTAAGGTGTACAGTTTCCGCACAACATTTGGTCATGGTGGTCCAGAAGGCTGGAGTGTTGATGGTAAAGAGAGCTGGTTCTTTAAAAAAGAAGAAGCATTTATTGGTGCTATGGGAGATTTAGGTGTTCATAAAGCAGATTTATTAAGATTTGTATTAGGAGAGGAATTTACAGAGGTAGGAGCATTTGTAGAAACGAATGCAAAAGACTTCTCTACTGTAGATGATAATGCTGTTTGTATATTAAAAACAGATAGCGGCATAATTGGAACGTTGACTGCAAGCTGGGCTTATCGTGGAAAAGAAGATAATTCAACTGTTATTTATGCAGAAAAAGCCGTCATTCGTTTAGAAGATGATCCAAACTATTCGTTAATTATCCAATATACCAATGGAGAAAAAGTAAGTTATGAATTAGGCAGAATTCAATCAAATAGTGATGGTGGACAAAATAAGACTGGTGTTATAGATCATTTTGTGGAAAGTATTTTAGAAGATAAAGAGCCACTTATTAGTGGAGAAGAAGGAAAAAAATCTTTGGCGATCATTCTCGCAGCCTTGGAATCACAAGCAACGAAGACTATTACCAAAATATAGTGCATATAGAAAGAATACAGGAAAATTGGAAGGAATGGGGAGGAGTTCACATGAAATTAGGCGTGTTTACCGTATTATTTGCAGACAAATCATTTGAAGAAATGCTTGATGCAGTAAAAGAAGCTGGCATTCAAGCAGTTGAAATAGGTACTGGCGGTTATCCTGGAAACAAACATTGTAATGTAGATGAATTATTAGAATCAGAAGAAAAGAGAAAAGAATATCTAGAAAAGGTGACAGAACGTGATTTAATCATAAGTGCATTCAGTTGTCACGGAAATCCAATCTCACCTGAAGAAGCATTTGCAAAGGAATCGCATGAAACACTGCTTAAAACAATCAAACTAGCATCTTTGATGAATGTTCCGGTTGTAAACTGCTTTTCAGGAACGGCTGGGGATCATGATGGTGCGAAATATCCTAACTGGCCAGTTACACCATGGCCAAATGAATATTCTGATGTGAAAAAATGGCAATGGGAAGAAAAGTTAATCCCTTATTGGAAAGAAGTAGGGCATATTGCAAAAGAAAGTGGTGTGAAGATTGGTTTAGAGCTCCATGGTGGATTCCTAGTGCATACTCCATACACCTTATTAAAATTACGAGAGGAAACTTGTGATGCGATTGGTGCAAACTTGGATCCAAGTCACTTATGGTGGCAAGGTATTAATCCAGTTGCGGCGATTAAAATTTTGGCAAAGGAAAAAGCTATTCATCACTTTCATGCAAAAGATACGTATATTGACCAGGATAATGTTAACATGTATGGCTTAACAGATATGCAGCCATACGGTGAAGTTCAGACAAGGGCTTGGACATTTCGTTCCGTTGGATGTGGACATAGTGTTAGTGAATGGTCAGATATGATGAGTGCTTTAAGAACATATGGGTACGATTATGTTGTCAGCATTGAACATGAAGATCCAATTATGTCGATTAGGGAAGGATTAACAAGAGCAGTTACTAATTTGAAATCTATTTTAATTGAAGATGCTCCTTCTCAAATGTGGTGGGTTTAGATTATATTTAGAAAATACTTGAACAAATAGACATTCGTTAAATAGTGGAAACGGGGGAGAGAAACATGTCCAAATTAAAGGTAGCGATTATTGGTTGTGGTAATATTTTTCCTATGCATGCTCAATCAATTGTCTCAAGAGAGGATGCAGAGTTAGTAGCAGTTTGTGATGTAAAGCCTGAACGAGCAGAAGAAAAAGCCAAAATTTATGGCTGTGCCGCTTATACAGACTATAAGAAAATGTTTGAACAGGAAAGCTTAGATGTGTTGCATATTTGTCTACCACATCATTTGCATGCACCAGTGACAATTGAAGCTGCGAAAAAACAGATTCATATATTAACAGAAAAACCAATGTCTATTCATTATGATGATGCTGTTGAAATGGTGGAAACAGCGAAGGAGAATAAGGTTACCCTTGGTGTCATTTTTCAAAATCGTTATAATCCTGGCTCCCAGCTCATAAAGAAAATGTTGGATAATGGAGAACTTGGCAAGATCAAATCAGGAAAACTATCTGTTACATGGGACCGTTCTGATGAGTATTATCAAAAAAGTGATTGGAAAGGGACATGGGAGAAAGAAGGCGGCGGAGTTATAATTGATCAAGCAATTCATACAATGGATTTGATGAGATGGTTTGTGAATGCCGACATTAACTATGTAGATGCATCAATAAGCAATCGTGCACATGAAATTATTGAGGTGGAAGATGCAGCTGAAGGAGTTATAGCATATAAGAATGGCATTGTTACTGCTTTTCATGCTATAAATTATTATACGTACGACGCGCCAGTTGAAATTGAGCTGCATTGTGAAAAGGGAATTGCCAAAATGGTTGCTGATCGGGCAACTGTACGATTAATGGATGGAAGAGAATTTATCGCA of Niallia circulans contains these proteins:
- a CDS encoding Gfo/Idh/MocA family protein, with amino-acid sequence MSKLKVAIIGCGNIFPMHAQSIVSREDAELVAVCDVKPERAEEKAKIYGCAAYTDYKKMFEQESLDVLHICLPHHLHAPVTIEAAKKQIHILTEKPMSIHYDDAVEMVETAKENKVTLGVIFQNRYNPGSQLIKKMLDNGELGKIKSGKLSVTWDRSDEYYQKSDWKGTWEKEGGGVIIDQAIHTMDLMRWFVNADINYVDASISNRAHEIIEVEDAAEGVIAYKNGIVTAFHAINYYTYDAPVEIELHCEKGIAKMVADRATVRLMDGREFIADNNPQETFHYENGVKGYWGVSHVKQINNFYDSLATGIPLDVTGEEALKTQKMICAVYESGKKKERVYFKSTVESIQ
- a CDS encoding helix-turn-helix domain-containing protein, which codes for MEMETKHTFKQPVNEKVIYQNPLLSLKVWEINDEREHVMTPVDDYPWHYHKEVELLAMIDGDLAVQTKERYLSITSGDVLIMGASQPHRTSKVKKGKLRYIVLQIDLHKHFDQSILPYFYCFSELTHPLDKINYIFEDNKEIKQEVHSLINEIHRESQTKEKGYEIAINYSIKRLLLLCVRNDTKNMLQYSEEQDLAKLKPVLDYIDSHLEERILVEDVSKLLNFSYHYFIKYFKKVMGLSFVDYINIKRIKKAELLLLTTDKSILEISYEVGITNMAQFYKLFKRENQCSPKAFKNRMLNASVL
- a CDS encoding ThuA domain-containing protein; this encodes MITIWNENRHEKKNPTVAEIYPNGIHGAIAAFLEKEGYETHTATLDEPDHGLTEEVLNNTDVLVWWGHLAHHEVEDEIVLKVKQRVLDGMGLIVLHSGHFSKIFKTLMGTTCNLKWREADDRERLWVVAPNHPIVEGINEYIELEKEEMYGEHFDIPAPDELIFTSWFEGGEVFRSGCTYARGNGKVFYFRPGHETYPTYHHQEIQQVIINAVKWAAPVKREKPVYGNAQPLETISDK
- a CDS encoding Gfo/Idh/MocA family protein, producing MASLKVGVIGCGSIAQHRHIPEYLLNKQVELVAVCDINEERATEIAEKYQAQAFTDYKELLKMDGIDAVSVCTPNYLHAPISIDALNAGKHVLCEKPMATSKEEAEQMIKAAKKSGKKLMIGHNQRFVASHQKAHQLIKSGEIGKVYSFRTTFGHGGPEGWSVDGKESWFFKKEEAFIGAMGDLGVHKADLLRFVLGEEFTEVGAFVETNAKDFSTVDDNAVCILKTDSGIIGTLTASWAYRGKEDNSTVIYAEKAVIRLEDDPNYSLIIQYTNGEKVSYELGRIQSNSDGGQNKTGVIDHFVESILEDKEPLISGEEGKKSLAIILAALESQATKTITKI
- a CDS encoding sugar phosphate isomerase/epimerase family protein, producing MKLGVFTVLFADKSFEEMLDAVKEAGIQAVEIGTGGYPGNKHCNVDELLESEEKRKEYLEKVTERDLIISAFSCHGNPISPEEAFAKESHETLLKTIKLASLMNVPVVNCFSGTAGDHDGAKYPNWPVTPWPNEYSDVKKWQWEEKLIPYWKEVGHIAKESGVKIGLELHGGFLVHTPYTLLKLREETCDAIGANLDPSHLWWQGINPVAAIKILAKEKAIHHFHAKDTYIDQDNVNMYGLTDMQPYGEVQTRAWTFRSVGCGHSVSEWSDMMSALRTYGYDYVVSIEHEDPIMSIREGLTRAVTNLKSILIEDAPSQMWWV